One Brassica oleracea var. oleracea cultivar TO1000 chromosome C7, BOL, whole genome shotgun sequence genomic window carries:
- the LOC106304058 gene encoding uncharacterized protein LOC106304058, producing the protein MAKAMEVWVGEMKKMGEKINRRNPLMQKKKSTSSVVSEQQQGEEERRLKQKVREKDEAATMSEITVCLLMDRFVPW; encoded by the coding sequence ATGGCAAAAGCTATGGAGGTCTGGGTGGGAGAGATGAAAAAGATGGGTGAGAAGATAAACCGTAGAAACCCATTGATGCAAAAGAAGAAGAGTACATCTTCTGTTGTGTCTGAACAACAGCAAGGAGAAGAAGAAAGAAGGCTTAAACAAAAGGTAAGAGAGAAAGATGAAGCTGCAACCATGTCTGAGATCACTGTGTGTCTTCTCATGGACCGTTTTGTTCCATGGTGA
- the LOC106304301 gene encoding serine/threonine-protein kinase SMG1-like, translating into MMQGFHHQQQQQQLISLLSAALPTNNPSSSEPVAPPPSTSAAAAASSNASPPFKNKKPKKTKKKIASAPLGQRDSKSERNLDSGRLAALKSLHRAITYPPNSILIANSASYLCSGLWQLLSDKSYDVRHASVSAYGALCAIVCSIPIEFIGRQNLLMLVDSFIDWALPLIRDVSVQDGSTVLALESVREFLSVGDVHVIDRYALPILDACKSLLEDERTSIPLLNQALGVLFLISSKFYILFHPHFLDIVDMLLGWALLQDQPDSDRQIVLDSLLQFQKHWVGNLDFSVGLLSKFLGDVDVLLCDGSEGTPEQFYRLLALLSCFLAILRSTASGLLENNLLYKMDEPLSQMIPRLLGFLSTMGHRFGWAKWIEDLWKCLTLLAEILREKFSTYYFPSLEMLFKSLEQNDNVNAAVHGKMTTSQIHGTLKTNLQLLSLQKQGLLSSCVPKLLCFESPISRLRLHQNRLVTAGSSDTYIFLLQHESEEIIQQAMELLMNELELLKTVLVDSSGSENKTFDVTAYEAFSKNELLAMINFDMKVLLSCVSLGGRKSLSDVPKIAALYLKRSEKLISFVFEKLNPFESYVDACSELQVSIMRMLECLAAVELLSNCSVLIQPGGKLLKETNHGKTPVKHTFFTMVVEHLRKYSLTMVIALRFSSPLDVKLASLEWIQKFCENLMAISKNLNMDAYFCETFPYAGAVRDIIMAVLDAAFDTEPKVRSLSAKVLELLLVVKLIHPISFYSLAEILLEKLGDPDTSIKNAFIKLLSHFLPATQYVCGMHSEVEHMALRPEVLMLGNGYLHWKQVFALKQPDHHFQSQQLVSVLNYVSQRWKVHFSSWIQGLINAFQGTKDTDDGHHDENLIKNGWLAIKAEKGSIERICLANNLAGAWWAVHEAARFCVSTRLRTNFGGPTQTFAVLERMLLDITTVLQVDSEQNVVGSSGAHLLPMRLLLDFVEALKKNVYNAYEGTAVLSSAPQQSVLFFRANRKVCEEWFSRISEPMMNAGISLQSHNATVEYCTLRLEELKSRATLVKKENFKLQAQITSDISGILRKMSLALSQNHDTHALLGVNKWVSMNLAPLVAEESDNQKRSDELTLFPWITGLIYQSDGRYEKAAAYFAHLLEEEDCLSSMGSDDIHFVIERIIESYAALSDWKSLDSWLSELQALRARHAGKSFSGSLTAAGNEMNAIRALARFDEGDIQGAWACLDLTPKTSAEPSLNPKLALQRSEQMLLQAMLFQAEGNIEKVSHTLQKSRSMLDETSLALSFDGLSETAPYATQLHCLYAFEESHQMRESEPKQKHNNLMLSSCVWSMQSMINRIHRDCSPWLKVLRTYSTISPTAWVTLKLCMDLFGFARKQGNLLLANHLKVYLNDHVSSCDEVKVRDFLISNLQYQGALLMYEENKIQDAVVDLWSFVQPEVTALHPVCLDNGVAFLKAKACLKLATWLKGDASSLDLEKVVLKISADFNRTEIPSSVSSEPLVYESSQPSIKAISEEMIGTVTKVSTQLCSAMGKSWISYASWCFRQATESFSKSNESTIHASFSSRILAQELQPGTLTEDETQSVESIVMQFLQNDESKDLTNIGQDGNHHTTTADHSEARMKALQKQVIETLENAAAAPGGEGCNWDSLSVHLASQLTDTLLCAKENGEDTDIAPIVKRLIEVWWSLRKRRVSLFGHSALGFTQYLRYSSKNLRTSEFTGVDYDPLNKKAGSHTLRSTLYILHILLNYGVELKDTLRHALSMVPLEPWQEVTPQLFARLSSHPEEVVRKEIEGLLIMLAKLCPWSIVYPTLVDVNACDEKPSEELLHVKACLAELYPRLIQDVQLMLNELGNVTVLWEELWLSTLQDLHMDVIRRINLLKEEAARVSENVTLSQSEKNDINAARYSAMMAPIVVALERRLASTSRKPVTPHEVWFYEEYIERLNSAILTFKTPPSPATLGEVWRPFDSIATSLASHQKKSSISLKEVAPSLSLLSSCNIPMPGLEKQPTLSESDTSLQGIVTVSSLSDHVTILPTKTRPKKLIMIGSDGKKYIYLLKGREDLRLDARIMQLLQAINTFFCSSRATDGGTIGIRYYSVTPISGRAGLIQWVDNVISIYSIFRSWQTRAKLSQMPPSAPGSAKSPDLPPVPRPSDMFYGKMIPALKDKGIRRVISRRDWPHDVKRQVQLDLMKEVPKQLLHRELWCASEGFKAFATKFKRYSGSVAAMSIVGHMLGLGDRHLDNILMDFCSGDVVHIDYNVCFDKGQRLEVPEIVPFRLTQTMEAALGLTGVEGTFRANCEAVLGVLRQNKDTLLMLMEVFVWDPLVEWTRGNSHDDAAIGGEERKDMEVAVSLSLFSSRVQEIRVRLQEHHDLLLAALPAVELSLERFSKVLNQYEIASSVFLQADQERSKLSLRETSAKTTVAEAACNLENIRASVEIQAQEFSRAKALVSEKAQETAVWMEQRGKILGALRRDMIPEITAPTVLTDILGSLSLTSAVLVAGVRLTVVPEPTQAQCNNIDKEISLLVNDLSDGLSSALAALQTYSLALQRILPLNYHTTSQVYDWAQVLQLAARALSTDILSLAKRQAGEQYAKVHGDDSQSVRNCYDDLWRKVEKYADDVKKLEEEYAELEASSGTGPESKAKNRLFYGLINYMQSPGFVESTNAGLSDKYDAAKRVNLQDSGKRTFKDSGERTLKALDLLHTSISSLYDRSKEKVHYILNASTERNDLNESFVSESRSLSTNLEAQIEMCMIVVDFLNEVKHYAGQEISNVGESLTEENWALIFHRTLLSSKTLIAQMTDVVVPDVLKTYLLSNSDLMDAFGLISQVRGSIDTALEQLVEIKVERDSLVELEQDYLKKIGHITEGQLALEKAALKSREHLSWEEVEEFASQGEACRTQLDQLKQSWGQRLSVLVKKEEQVKNALVSAEKQFRLLTNADECKKLNNLRISGILVELVKPFSELEQLDKKLSSLSSSAVSMSDLLPALGNLLSCEQSLTESIWRFRHVLNDHSFFIWKVGIIYSFLDSCIHDATLSVDQTLGFEQLILFIKKKFEFQLQERVDCYLAGSVAPAFLSQMDKENERLKHFSEERSTRGDQVKPEYSHLKQVHTMLEEYCNTHDTTIAAKSAASRMKKQVKDITDALRRTSLDIVQMEWMNDTTLTPSQNIRTSLQQVLVSDDKFYSSFLDLNRAKLLETIRSAIPQITRSIERLQSCEKNSIAAEGQLERAIGWACGGSSSVAAGNSSAKMSGIPTEFHDHLSRRRQLLWDARERASNIAKICMSLLEFEASRDGIFRNPCEALEGDPRIRGDSRAWQKTYINLVGRLEVTFQSFTHVEQEWKLAQSTLEAASTGLYSATNELSIASVKAKSASGDLQSTIMSVRDCTHEVSVALASFLRASRGHTALTTETGALLKEVLATTGDLHDVHSLGKEAATLHRSLVDDLSKATAILVPLDSTLSKDNALIAEVLARESETDIEVSSIHGQAIYQSYGEKIGEIYQNLRPLVPSVTSSVKCLYPMLTRLAQIASEQSEVQSDVIASPPTRTHTRTTRGKNAYALSVLKSMEIKIDGRNIIADNKEVSVPEQVDYLIKQATSVDNLCNMYEGWTPWI; encoded by the exons ATGATGCAAGGCTTCCACCATCAGCAGCAGCAACAGCAGCTGATTTCTCTTCTCTCGGCAGCTTTACCAACTAATAACCCCTCTTCCTCGGAACCCGTCGCTCCTCCTCCATCAACCTCTGCTGCTGCTGCTGCTAGTAGCAATGCTTCACCTCCGTTCAAAAACAAGAAACCTAAAAAGACCAAAAAGAAGATTGCTTCAGCTCCTTTGGGGCAAAGAGATAGCAAATCGGAGAGGAACCTCGATTCGGGTCGTCTCGCCGCATTGAAGTCTCTCCACAGAGCTATTACTTACCCTCCCAACTCCATCCTCATCGCTAATTCTGCTTCCTATCTTTGCTCTGGTCTCTGGCAACTTCTCTCTGACAA GTCTTATGATGTGAGGCACGCTAGTGTTTCTGCATACGGAGCTCTTTGTGCTATTGTCTGCTCTATTCCTATAGAATTCATTGGAAGACAGAACCTTTTGATGCTGGTTGATAGCTTCATTGATTGGGCATTGCCGTTGATTAGGGATGTTAGTGTTCAAGATGGGAGCACTGTTCTTGCACTTGAGAGTGTCAGGGAGTTTCTTTCCGTTGGGGATGTTCATGTGATAGATAGGTATGCTTTGCCCATCCTTGACGCATGCAAGTCTCTTCTTGAAGATGAGAGAACTTCTATACCTTTGTTGAATCAGGCTCTGGGTGTTCTTTTCTTGATCTCTTCCAAGTTTTATATTTTGTTCCATCCTCACTTTCTTGACATTGTTGATATGTTGCTTGGTTGGGCATTATTACAAGACCAACCCGACTCTGATAGGCAGATTGTCCTGGATAGCCTCTTGCAGTTTCAGAAACATTGGGTGGGTAATTTAGACTTCTCGGTTGGATTGTTATCAAAGTTTCTTGGTGACGTGGATGTATTGCTTTGTGATGGTAGTGAAGGAACCCCGGAACAGTTTTACCGGCTGCTTGCTTTGCTTTCTTGTTTCTTAGCGATCTTGCGCTCCACTGCTTCTGGGTTACTAGAGAACAATCTGCTTTATAAGATGGACGAACCTCTGAGCCAAATGATTCCTCGGTTGTTGGGTTTCTTATCTACTATGGGGCATCGGTTTGGATGGGCAAAATGGATTGAAGATCTATGGAAGTGTTTGACTCTTCTGGCTGAAATATTGCGCGAGAAGTTTTCGACATACTATTTTCCTTCTCTTGAAATGTTATTCAAGAGCTTAGAGCAGAATGATAATGTGAATGCTGCTGTTCATGGCAAGATGACAACTTCTCAGATCCATGGGACCTTGAAAACTAATCTTCAGCTACTGTCTCTACAGAAGCAAGGCCTCCTTTCTTCATGTGTGCCGAAGTTGCTCTGCTTCGAATCTCCAATATCTCGGTTGCGATTGCACCAAAATCGTTTAGTTACCGCAGGCTCTTCTGACACATACATATTCTTGCTTCAACATGAGAGTGAAGAAATTATTCAACAGGCGATGGAGTTATTGATGAATGAACTTGAGTTGTTGAAGACTGTACTTGTGGACTCATCGGGAAGCGAAAACAAGACTTTTGATGTTACAGCCTATGAAGCCTTCTCAAAAAACGAACTGTTGGCGATGATTAACTTTGATATGAAGGTCCTTCTTTCCTGTGTTTCTCTTGGAGGGAGAAAAAGTTTGAGTGACGTACCGAAAATTGCTGCCTTGTATCTTAAGAGGTCAGAGAAGTTAATTTCCTTTGTTTTCGAAAAGCTGAATCCTTTTGAGTCATATGTTGATGCGTGTTCGGAGTTGCAAGTCAGCATTATGAGGATGTTAGAGTGTTTAGCTGCAGTTGAGCTCCTTAGCAACTGTTCCGTGCTAATTCAGCCGGGCGGCAAGCTTCTTAAAGAAACGAATCATGGGAAGACACCAGTTAAGCATACATTTTTTACTATGGTAGTTGAACATCTAAGGAAATACAGCTTAACGATGGTTATAGCTCTTCGTTTTTCATCCCCTCTTGATGTAAAGCTAGCGTCGCTTGAATGGATTCAGAAATTCTGTGAGAACCTAATGGCAATATCGAAGAATCTGAATATGGATGCTTACTTCTGTGAAACATTTCCGTATGCTGGTGCAGTTAGAGATATAATAATGGCGGTTTTAGATGCTGCATTTGATACTGAACCGAAAGTGAGGAGTTTGTCTGCAAAGGTTTTAGAGCTGCTTCTAGTGGTGAAGCTGATACACCCAATTTCATTTTACTCCCTTGCTGAGATCCTCCTTGAAAAGCTTGGAGATCCAGATACGAGCATAAAGAATGCATTCATTAAGTTGCTATCTCATTTCTTGCCAGCTACCCAGTATGTTTGTGGCATGCACAGTGAGGTCGAACATATGGCTCTTAGGCCCGAAGTTCTTATGCTAGGAAACGGTTACTTGCATTGGAAGCAAGTCTTTGCACTTAAGCAACCTGACCATCATTTTCAGTCGCAGCAACTTGTCTCTGTCTTGAATTATGTTTCCCAGAGATGGAAAGTTCATTTTTCTTCTTGGATCCAAGGGCTTATTAACGCTTTTCAGGGAACAAAGGATACGGATGATGGGCATCATGATGAAAACCTTATCAAGAATGGGTGGTTGGCGATAAAAGCTGAGAAAGGCTCGATTGAGAGAATCTGCTTGGCGAATAACCTGGCAGGCGCTTGGTGGGCTGTGCATGAAGCTGCTAGGTTTTGTGTTAGCACACGTCTCCGTACTAACTTTGGTGGCCCTACTCAAACTTTTGCAGTCCTAGAGCGAATGCTTTTGGACATCACAACTGTGCTGCAGGTTGATAGCGAGCAAAATGTTGTTGGCTCTTCTGGTGCCCATCTCTTACCAATGAGGTTACTGTTGGATTTTGTAGAGGCGTTGAAAAAAAACGTGTACAATGCGTATGAGGGGACTGCTGTTTTATCCTCAGCGCCTCAACAAAGTGTCCTGTTTTTCCGAGCCAACCGGAAAGTTTGCGAAGAATGGTTTTCTCGTATATCCGAACCAATGATGAATGCTGGTATATCACTCCAGTCTCACAATGCCACGGTTGAGTATTGCACATTGCGACTTGAGGAGCTTAAAAGTCGTGCAACACTAGTGAAGAAAGAAAACTTTAAATTACAGGCTCAGATAACTTCGGACATCTCAGGAATTTTGCGGAAAATGTCATTGGCTTTGAGTCAGAATCATGATACACATGCTCTGCTTGGCGTTAACAAATGGGTATCAATGAATTTAGCTCCTTTGGTCGCAGAAGAAAGTGACAATCAGAAGCGCAGTGATGAACTGACGTTGTTTCCATGGATCACAGGGTTGATTTATCAGTCAGATGGACGATATGAGAAAGCGGCTGCATATTTTGCTCACCTACTAGAGGAAGAGGACTGTCTCAGCTCTATGGGTTCTGATGACATTCATTTTGTAATTGAAAGGATAATTGAGAGTTATGCTGCTTTATCTGATTGGAAATCTCTAGATTCCTGGCTTTCAGAGTTGCAGGCTCTTCGTGCAAGGCATGCGGGAAAAAGCTTTTCAGGTTCTTTGACTGCTGCTGGAAATGAAATGAATGCAATACGGGCCTTGGCACGCTTCGATGAAGGCGATATTCAGGGGGCATGGGCGTGTCTTGATTTAACGCCTAAAACTAGTGCTGAGCCGTCACTTAACCCAAAGCTGGCCTTGCAAAGAAGTGAACAGATGCTTCTGCAGGCAATGCTTTTCCAAGCTGAGGGAAATATTGAAAAGGTTTCACATACTTTACAGAAGTCCCGATCAATGCTAGATGAAACCTCACTGGCTCTTTCATTTGATGGATTATCTGAGACAGCGCCATATGCTACACAGTTGCATTGCCTCTATGCTTTTGAAGAGAGTCATCAGATGAGAGAGAGTGAACCTAAGCAGAAACACAATAATTTGATGTTAAGCTCCTGCGTCTGGTCAATGCAGTCTATGATCAATAGAATTCATCGTGATTGCAGCCCTTGGTTAAAAGTTTTACGGACTTATAGTACAATATCGCCGACAGCCTGGGTTACTCTAAAGCTTTGCATGGACTTGTTTGGATTTGCTCGCAAACAAGGAAATCTCTTGCTTGCAAATCATCTTAAAGTCTATTTGAATGATCATGTATCCAGTTGTGATGAGGTTAAGGTGCGGGACTTTCTTATATCAAATTTGCAGTACCAGGGTGCCTTGCTGATGTATGAGGAAAACAAAATTCAAGATGCTGTTGTGGATCTTTGGTCGTTTGTACAGCCAGAGGTAACTGCGTTACATCCAGTATGTTTGGATAATGGTGTGGCCTTCTTAAAGGCAAAAGCATGCCTAAAACTTGCAACTTGGCTCAAAGGGGATGCTAGTTCTCTGGATTTGGAAAAGGTCGTCCTTAAGATATCAGCAGATTTTAACAGAACTGAGATTCCTTCATCTGTAAGTAGCGAGCCTTTGGTATACGAGAGCTCACAACCAAGCATAAAGGCTATCAGTGAGGAGATGATTGGCACGGTTACAAAAGTGTCCACCCAACTTTGTTCTGCGATGGGAAAATCATGGATTTCATATGCTTCTTGGTGTTTTCGTCAGGCAACAGAGTCTTTTAGCAAATCTAATGAGTCCACCATCCACGCATCCTTCTCTTCAAGAATTCTTGCTCAAGAGCTCCAACCTGGAACGTTGACTGAAGATGAGACTCAATCGGTGGAGTCTATTGTTATGCAGTTTCTTCAGAACGATGAGTCCAAGGATCTCACAAACATTGGGCAAGATGGAAACCATCATACAACTACTGCAGACCATTCCGAAGCAAGGATGAAAGCATTGCAGAAGCAAGTCATTGAAACGTTAGAAAACGCCGCTGCAGCTCCTGGTGGAGAAGGTTGTAATTGGGATAGTCTCTCTGTTCATCTAGCTTCCCAGTTAACTGATACACTGCTCTGCGCAAAGGAAAATGGGGAAGATACTGATATAGCACCTATTGTTAAAAGGCTGATTGAAGTTTGGTGGTCGCTGAGAAAAAGACGGGTATCCCTCTTTGGGCATTCAGCACTTGGTTTCACACAGTACCTTCGTTATTCATCAAAAAATCTACGCACTAGTGAGTTTACAGGCGTAGACTATGATCCACTGAACAAAAAAGCTGGTAGCCATACATTAAGATCAACACTGTATATTTTGCACATCCTTCTGAACTACGGAGTGGAGTTAAAAGATACGCTGAGACATGCTCTTTCGATGGTTCCCTTGGAGCCTTGGCAG GAAGTAACACCTCAGCTTTTTGCTCGGTTGAGCTCTCATCCCGAGGAGGTGGTGCGAAAAGAAATAGAAGGCTTACTGATAATGCTGGCGAAGTTGTGCCCTTGGTCCATAGTGTATCCAACACTTGTCGACGTGAATGCTTGTGACGAGAAGCCATCTGAAGAGCTGTTGCACGTAAAGGCCTGTCTG GCTGAACTATATCCAAGATTAATCCAAGATGTGCAGCTTATGCTTAATGAGCTTGGGAATGTGACTGTCCTTTGGGAGGAACTGTGGCTCAGCACACTGCAAGATCTCCATATGG ATGTAATCAGGCGGATAAACCTGCTGAAAGAAGAGGCTGCTCGTGTTTCAGAAAATGTTACTCTAAGCCAGAGTGAGAAGAATGATATAAATGCTGCAAGATATTCTGCAATGATGGCCCCTATTGTTGTTGCACTGGAACGTCGCTTGGCTTCAACCTCTAGGAAGCCTGTAACACCTCATGAGGTTTGGTTCTATGAGGAGTACATAGAACGTCTAAATTCAGCAATATTGACATTTAAAACTCCTCCCTCGCCTGCTACTCTGGGGGAAGTCTGGCGTCCTTTTGATAGTATTGCCACGTCTCTGGCTTCTCATCAAAAGAAGTCATCAATATCTCTAAAGGAAGTTGCTCCTAGTTTGTCTTTGTTATCATCCTGTAACATTCCAATGCCTGGCCTGGAGAAGCAGCCCACCTTGTCTGAATCTGACACTTCACTCCAGGGAATAGTCACTGTTTCTTCTCTTTCAGATCATGTGACGATCCTTCCAACCAAGACACGACCTAAAAAGCTTATTATGATTGGCTCAGATGGAAAGAAATATATTTATCTCTTAAAAGGCAGGGAAGACTTGCGCCTTGACGCTAGAATTATGCAATTGCTTCAGGCAATTAACACTTTCTTCTGCTCCTCTCGAGCTACGGATGGTGGTACTATTGGCATTCGCTATTATTCTGTCACTCCTATTAGTGGTAGAGCTGGTCTAATCCAGTGGGTAGACAATGTTATAAGCATATATAGCATTTTCAGGTCTTGGCAGACACGTGCCAAGCTTTCTCAAATGCCGCCATCAGCTCCTGGTAGTGCAAAAAGTCCAGATCTACCACCTGTTCCTCGACCAAGTGATATGTTTTATGGGAAAATGATTCCGGCCCTAAAGGATAAAGGTATAAGAAGAGTGATTTCACGAAGAGACTGGCCTCATGATGTTAAGCGTCAAGTACAATTGGATCTTATGAAGGAGGTGCCAAAACAGCTACTGCACCGGGAACTTTGGTGTGCTAGTGAAGGGTTCAAAGCCTTCGCAACGAAGTTTAAAAG GTACTCTGGTAGTGTCGCAGCTATGAGTATAGTTGGTCACATGCTCGGCCTTGGGGACAGACATTTAGATAACATCCTCATGGACTTTTGTAGCGGGGATGTGGTACATATAGATTACAATGTCTGTTTTGATAAAGGGCAACGGCTTGAAGTTCCTGAGATAGTACCATTTCGGTTAACCCAGACAATGGAAGCTGCGTTAGGGTTGACAGGTGTTGAAGGCACATTTAGAGCAAATTGTGAAGCTGTTCTTGGTGTTCTGAGGCAAAACAAGGATACACTCTTGATGTTGATGGAGGTTTTTGTTTGGGACCCACTTGTTGAGTGGACCCGAGGAAATTCCCATGATGATGCTGCCATTGGTGGTGAGGAAAGAAAAGATATGGAGGTTGCCGTTAGTTTGAGTTTGTTTTCATCAAGAGTGCAAGAAATTCGTGTTCGGTTGCAG GAGCATCATGATCTTTTACTGGCTGCGTTGCCAGCTGTTGAATTGTCTCTGGAG CGGTTTTCCAAGGTGCTGAATCAATATGAGATCGCATCATCTGTTTTTCTTCAAGCTGATCAAGAAAGGTCAAAACTCAGTCTTCGCGAGACGTCGGCAAAGACTACAGTTGCAGAAGCAGCTTGCAATTTAGAAAACATCCGTGCTTCTGTTGAGATTCAAGCTCAAGAATTTTCTCGAGCAAAAGCCTTGGTCTCTGAAAAAGCTCAAGAGACAGCTGTTTGGATGGAGCAGCGTGGAAAGATCCTTGGTGCCTTACGAAGAGATATGATTCCTGAAATTACTGCCCCCACAGTGTTGACGGACATATTGGGTTCTTTGTCCTTGACATCTGCTGTTCTTGTTGCTGGAGTTCGACTGACTGTAGTTCCGGAGCCAACACAAGCACAATGCAACAATATTGACAAAGAAATTTCTCTTCTAGTCAACGATCTCAGTGACGGCCTCTCCTCTGCTTTGGCTGCACTCCAAACATATTCTTTGGCTTTGCAAAGAATTTTACCTCTGAACTACCATACAACAAGTCAGGTATATGATTGGGCGCAAGTATTGCAGTTAGCTGCGCGTGCTCTGTCTACGGATATCTTGTCCCTTGCCAAAAGACAGGCTGGTGAACAATATGCAAAAGTACACGGGGATGACTCTCAATCTGTCAGGAACTGCTACGATGATCTGTGGCGTAAAGTTGAAAAGTATGCAGATGATGTAAAGAAGTTGGAGGAAGAGTATGCAGAACTGGAAGCCTCAAGTGGAACGGGACCTGAATCGAAGGCCAAGAATCGTCTTTTCTATGGTTTGATTAATTATATGCAGTCTCCAGGATTTGTGGAAAGCACCAATGCTGGTTTATCTGATAAATATGACGCAGCCAAAAGAGTCAATCTTCAGGACTCTGGAAAAAGAACGTTTAAAGATTCTGGAGAAAGAACGTTGAAGGCATTGGATTTGTTACACACATCCATCAGTTCACTCTATGATCGGTCAAAGGAAAAAGTACACTATATTTTGAATGCTTCGACGGAAAGAAATGATTTAAACGAAAGCTTTGTATCCGAATCTAGGAGTCTGAGCACTAATTTAGAGGCGCAGATAGAGATGTGCATGATAGTAGTGGACTTTCTTAACGAGGTAAAACATTATGCTGGTCAGGAGATTTCTAATGTGGGAGAAAGTTTGACAGAAGAGAACTGGGCTTTGATCTTCCACAGAACCTTGCTTTCATCGAAGACTTTAATTGCACAAATGACAGACGTTGTTGTACCTGATGTTCTTAAAACGTACTTGTTAAGTAATTCAGATCTCATGGATGCCTTTGGATTGATCTCTCAGGTCCGTGGATCCATAGATACTGCACTGGAGCAACTCGTAGAGATAAAGGTGGAAAGAGATTCCTTGGTTGAACTTGAGCAAGACTACTTGAAAAAGATTGGCCATATCACTGAGGGGCAGCTAGCTCTTGAAAAAGCAGCTTTGAAAAGCAGGGAACATCTATCCTGGGAAGAGGTTGAGGAATTTGCTTCTCAAGGAGAGGCTTGCCGGACACAGCTTGACCAACTTAAACAATCATGGGGCCAGAGACTATCAGTGCTCGTAAAGAAAGAAGAGCAGGTTAAAAATGCTCTTGTCTCAGCTGAGAAACAGTTTCGGCTGCTCACTAATGCAGATGAATGCAAGAAGCTTAATAATCTCAGAATTTCAGGGATATTGGTTGAATTGGTTAAGCCTTTCAGTGAATTGGAACAGCTAGACAAAAAATTATCCTCCTTAAGCAGCTCAGCTGTTTCTATGTCAGATTTGCTCCCTGCTCTAGGGAATCTCCTCAGCTGTGAGCAGTCACTAACTGAGAGCATATGGCGTTTCAGACATGTACTTAATGATCATTCCTTCTTCATCTGGAAAGTAGGCATCATATATTCATTCCTTGATTCATGCATACATGATGCTACCCTGTCAGTGGATCAGACATTAGGATTTGAGCAGCTAATTCTCTTTATAAAGAAGAAGTTTGAGTTCCAACTTCAAGAACGAGTAGATTGCTACCTAGCAGGAAGCGTTGCTCCTGCGTTTTTATCTCAGATGGATAAAGAAAACGAGCGTTTGAAACACTTCTCAGAGGAAAGAAGTACTAGAGGGGATCAAGTGAAGCCAGAATATAGTCATCTGAAACAAGTCCATACAATGCTCGAGGAATATTGCAATACTCATGACACTACTATCGCTGCAAAATCAGCAGCGTCTCGTATGAAAAAACAAGTTAAGGACATAACTGATGCTCTTCGTCGGACAAGCCTTGATATTGTTCAAATGGAATGGATGAACGACACTACATTGACCCCTTCACAGAACATTAGGACTTCATTGCAACAAGTACTTGTCAGTGATGATAAATTTTATTCTAGTTTCTTAGACCTCAACAGAGCTAAGTTGCTGGAAACTATACGTTCCGCTATTCCCCAAATAACTAGGTCGATAGAAAGACTACAATCTTGCGAGAAAAACTCAATAGCAGCTGAAGGACAACTAGAGAGAGCGATTGGGTGGGCTTGCGGTGGATCTAGTTCTGTTGCAGCTGGAAATTCTTCGGCCAAGATGTCTGGTATTCCTACTGAGTTTCATGACCATTTGTCAAGACGCAGGCAGTTGCTTTGGGATGCTAGAGAGAGAGCATCAAACATTGCCAAAATCTGCATGTCTCTTCTGGAGTTTGAAGCATCCAGAGATGGAATTTTCAGAAATCCGTGTGAGGCTCTTGAGGGTGATCCGAGAATCAGGGGGGACTCCAGGGCATGGCAGAAAACTTATATCAACTTAGTTGGGCGACTGGAGGTTACTTTTCAATCCTTCACAC ATGTTGAACAAGAATGGAAACTTGCACAAAGCACCTTGGAAGCTGCTTCGACTGGTCTATATTCTGCCACAAATGAGCTTTCTATTGCTTCTGTGAAAGCTAAGTCTGCGTCAG GTGATCTGCAAAGTACTATTATGTCAGTGAGGGATTGCACACATGAAGTTAGTGTTGCATTAGCTTCTTTTCTCCGGGCATCAAGAGGCCACACTGCTTTGACCACTGAAACTGGTGCACTGCTCAAAGAG GTTCTCGCAACAACAGGGGATCTGCATGATGTTCATAGTTTGGGAAAGGAGGCAGCCACTTTACACCGTTCTCTCGTGGATGATCTTTCAAAG GCAACTGCAATCCTTGTTCCGCTAGACTCAACTTTGTCAAAGGATAATGCTCTTATTGCTGAAGTACTGGCCAGGGAAAGCGAGACAGACATTGAAGTTTCGTCCATTCATGGACAAGCTATATATCAATCTTATGGTGAAAAAATTGGAGAGATCTATCAGAACCTTAGACCTTTGGTACCATCTGTTACATCTTCGGTAAAGTGTCTATATCCAATGTTAACTAGGCTCGCACAAATTGCAAGTGAACAGTCTGAGGTTCAAAGTGATGTTATTGCTTCTCCTCCAACACGGACACATACTCGAACCACAAGAG GTAAAAATGCTTATGCACTGTCAGTTCTCAAGTCCATGGAGATTAAGATAGATGGTCGAAATATTATTGCTGATAACAA GGAGGTTAGTGTTCCAGAGCAAGTGGATTATTTAATCAAGCAAGCCACAAGTGTTGATAACCTCTGCAACATGTATGAAGGTTGGACTCCGTGGATTTAG